A part of Populus alba chromosome 8, ASM523922v2, whole genome shotgun sequence genomic DNA contains:
- the LOC118053404 gene encoding uncharacterized protein, whose amino-acid sequence MGFLGFIKGFSSVYRAKPRIRVYPSFCQYGYCHIQCRTFSHFKDHDDSVLPVLIVGAGPVGLVLSILLTKLGVKCSVLEKSKSFSHHPQAHFINNRSMEVFRKLDGLAEEIQRSQPPVDLWRKFVYCTSLTGPVLGSVDHMQPQDFEKVVSPVSVAHFSQYKLIGLLLKKLEDLNFHICKPEGLNGEPFRGGELLMGYECVKINATGQSVNVTASHLKEGKYTERNISCNILVGTDGAGSTIRKLAGIELRGEKDLQKLVSVHFLSRDLGQYLLNERPGMLFFIFNTEAIGVLVAHDLMQGEFVLQMPFYPPQQSLDDFSFETCKHLILKLVGQELSDIDVIDIKPWVMHAEVAEKFVSCDNRIILVGDAAHRFPPAGGFGMNTGIQDAHNLAWKIAALVKGIAPSSILHTYETERRPIAIFNTALSVQNFRAAMAVPATLGLDPTVANSVHQTITDGVGSILPSGLQRAILDGIFTIGRAQLSEFLLNEKNLLGSSRLAKLRRLFEEGKSLQLQFPAEDLGFRYLEGALIPDSDGVGAQEQPTGRRKDYIPSSDPGSRLPHMNVCMLSNSSSEACISTLDLLPGDKVEFLLFIAPLEKSYHLAVAALKVAEEFKVSVKVCILWPTETIKGAEARSKTALAPWENYIDVAEAKKSSDSSSWWSMCQMTEKGAILVRPDEHIAWRAKSGLDDDPILEMKSIFSAILKV is encoded by the exons ATGGGGTTTTTAGGGTTCATCAAAGGGTTCAGTAGCGTGTACAGAGCTAAACCAAGAATCAGAGTATACCCATCATTTTGCCAATATGGTTACTGCCACATTCAATGCAGAACCTTTTCACACTTTAAAGATCACGACGATTCAGTGCTTCCAGTTTTGATAGTTGGTGCAGGACCAGTCGGTCTCGTTCTCTCCATTCTTCTTACAAAACTAG GGGTAAAATGCTCTGTTTTGGAGAAGAGCAAGTCCTTTTCACACCATCCTCAGGCACACTTCATCAACAATCGGTCTATGgag GTGTTTCGCAAGTTGGATGGCCTTGCGGAGGAGATTCAAAGGTCACAACCACCTGTAGATTTATGGAGGAAGTTCGTATATTGCACTTCTCTCACTGGTCCAGTTCTTGGGTCAGTGGATCATATGCAACCTCAAG ATTTTGAAAAAGTTGTCAGCCCAGTGTCTGTCGCACACTTCTCTCAGTACAAATTAATTGGATTACTGTTAAAGAAGCTAGAAGACCTCAACTTCCATATTTGTAAACCTGAAGGGCTTAATGGTGAGCCCTTCAGGGGTGGGGAATTATTAATGGGGTACGAGTGTGTAAAGATCAATGCCACTGGTCAATCTGTAAATGTAACTGCTTCTCATCTCAAGGAAGGGAAGTACACAGAGAGAAATATTAGCTGCAATATCCTTGTTGGAACAGATGGTGCAGGAAGTACTATACGGAAGCTTGCAGGAATAGAACTGAGAGGTGAAAAAGACCTGCAAAAGCTTGTCAGTGTTCATTTTTTAAGTAGAGACCTTGGACAATACTTACTTAATGAGAGACCTGGAATGTTGTTCTTTATCTTCAATACTGAAGCTATTGGAGTCCTTGTTGCTCATGATCTCATGCAAGGAGAATTCGTATTGCAG ATGCCATTCTATCCACCCCAGCAGAGCCTTGATGATTTCAGCTTCGAG ACATGCAAACACCTCATCTTGAAATTGGTTGGTCAAGAGCTTTCAGACATTGATGTGATTGATATAAAGCCATGGGTGATGCATGCTGAAGTTGCAGAAAAGTTTGTGAGCTGCGACAATCGAATAATACTTGTTGGGGATGCTGCTCATCGATTCCCCCCAGCTGGTGGTTTTG GAATGAATACTGGCATTCAGGATGCTCATAATCTCGCCTGGAAAATAGCTGCTCTTGTAAAGGGTATTGCACCATCTTCGATACTTCATACTTATGAAACAGAACGTAGGCCG aTTGCAATTTTTAACACAGCACTTAGCGTCCAAAACTTCAGGGCAGCCATGGCAGTTCCTGCTACACTTGGTCTTGACCCAACTGTTGCAAATTCAG TGCACCAAACCATTACTGATGGAGTTGGTTCCATTTTGCCATCTGGATTACAGAGGGCAATTTTGGATGGAATTTTCACAATAGGTCGTGCACAGCTTTCAGAATTTCTTCTAAATGAGAAAAACCTACTGGGGTCTTCAAGGCTTGCTAAACTAAGGCGTTTATTTGAAGAGGGAAAGAGCCTTCAGCTGCAGTTTCCTGCCGAGGATCTTGGCTTCAG GTACCTTGAAGGAGCACTCATTCCTGACAGTGACGGTGTGGGTGCTCAAGAGCAACCAACTGGTCGTCGGAAGGACTATATCCCTTCTTCAGATCCAGGGTCAAGGCTGCCTCATATGAATGTGTGCATGTTGTCCAATTCTTCTAGTGAG GCATGCATTTCTACACTTGATCTTTTGCCTGGGGACAAAGTTGAGTTTCTACTCTTCATAGCACCACTTGAAAAGTCCTACCACCTTGCTGTTGCTGCCCTGAAGGTGGCTGAGGAATTCAAAGTTTCTGTTAAGGTTTGTATACTGTGGCCTACTGAAACCATTAAAGGAGCTGAAGCGAGGAGTAAGACAGCACTGGCGCCATGGGAGAACTATATAGATGTTGCAGAAGCTAagaaatcatcagattcatcttCATGGTGGAGCATGTGTCAAATGACTGAGAAAGGAGCAATTTTAGTTAGGCCTGATGAACATATTGCTTGGCGTGCAAAGTCAGGTCTTGATGATGATCCAATTTTagaaatgaaaagtattttttctgCAATATTGAAGGTATAA
- the LOC118053415 gene encoding uncharacterized protein — protein MPSSPALRYSPGREPRADNHKRGRSLEGGLLLKEKDDDLALFNEMRSRERESFLLQSAGDFEDTFSSKLRYFSDFKLGVSIPVRGENSELLNIDGEKDDYDWLLTPPDTPLFPSLDDEPPPVNVASRGRPRSQPISIARSSTMEKSHRSSRGSASPNRLSPSLGSGNSTFQSRGRPSSAPHSSPTPTQQPATPSRRPSPPPSKASTSAPRSSTPGRMSTGSGARGTSPIRTNRGNSASPKIRAWQSNIPGFSSEAPPNLHTSVADRPASYVRGSSPASKNSRDSGSKFGRQSMSPGSRSVSSSHSHDRDPISSHSKGSVASSGDDDVDSLQSIHGGSLDRLASKRIGGFPNNRAPAFSKNSTRIFSPSSAPKRFSDSAIRQMDHRKSPQNMFRPLLSSVPSTTLYGGKASSAHRSLMLRNSSVTTSSNASSDQGTSAAPDTKGSCCHQEDMATESGKVPYPDALEEVFAFDKADALNKDVRHDADDSLHSRLRDFDRDTTIEHEPGDCEELRHCDIEISSASDTICVKADFSEVDSLENTKVCSKCGCRYRVIETLEKDVNLCPDCCRQDSLVGAAIPDTLIVADESLPVPSIKISKEYKQSDEPDTQVDVPEFQPQVNDFESQFVDMVDARVSRHEDRVKQSKTSHHEQKRSYSRESSLTRSLMEGSEHGTTGHHETGQPPAGYSLPGGDAGDHQLPYSNNYPSLKAGVSEGAGISVLLKRSSSSKGPVVQGRTLVASTITYDDLSYARDSANSLRSFIGYGSTSASSSIDFSSGRHVETRVQRQLSGRKSDLENYRYDLNSRPQSTSSSFSGTLSDGHQTLGLATNRHEEHVEVTVGNMKYDRLEETPVASQRILPASENKELDVSRIFFTGAKVPEEDLFEQNDSNRKTDISSSDLPHHTVGIHLEENSVVSYENGEDLPNNAGDVSDVEASAIPLEPSVEAKHSMLNTSLDRLDVTEVTTHSRLASISEIEAKNNCYGTGSENGDISTKSRSTINEVQDYPVPASSDKETAASVLEHNMPDHADGISEESTIMVDCRGRSKARSLSLDEVTDATLFCSSVVHDLAYHAATIAIEKESSEPLEGSRPTVTILGKSTADRKDPRGRPAGKRTSKSQKVRQRRAETDAKHSANETENDENSTESMVRNVGLPNEMDSMKPPKLESKCNCTIM, from the exons ATGCCGTCTTCTCCGGCATTGAGATACTCTCCTGGGAGAGAGCCAAGAGCTGACAATCATAAGCGAGGGCGTAGCCTTGAAGGTGGATTGCTCCTCAAAGAGAAAGATGACGATCTTGCTTTGTTCAATGAAATGCGGtctagagaaagagagagtttcTTGCTTCAGTCAGCTGGTGACTTTGAAGACACGTTCT CTTCAAAGTTGAGGTACTTCTCAGACTTCAAACTTGGAGTTTCAATCCCTGTTCGAGGAGAGAATAGCGAACTTCTTAATATAGATGGGGAGAAGGATGACTATGACTG GTTATTAACTCCGCCTGACACCCCACTTTTTCCTTCTTTGGATGATGAGCCGCCACCAGTTAATGTTGCATCCAGGGGCAGACCACGTAGTCAACCCATTTCCATAGCAAGATCTTCGACA ATGGAGAAGAGTCACAGGAGCAGTAGGGGCAGTGCAAGTCCAAATCGCTTAAGCCCTTCCCTGGGTTCTGGTAACAGCACATTTCAGTCAAGAGGAAGGCCGTCATCAGCACCTCATTCTAGTCCAACTCCCACTCAACAGCCTGCCACTCCATCACGAAGGCCATCTCCCCCTCCAAGTAAAGCCTCAACATCTGCTCCTAGGTCTTCAACTCCAGGGAGAATGAGCACAGGATCAGGGGCGAGGGGAACTTCGCCCATAAGGACAAATAGAGGGAACTCTGCCTCACCAAAAATAAGGGCATGGCAGTCAAATATCCCTGGTTTCTCCTCTGAAGCACCACCAAATCTTCACACTTCTGTAGCTGATCGGCCAGCATCATATGTAAGGGGTTCCTCTCCAGCATCCAAAAATAGTAGGGACTCAGGCTCAAAATTTGGCAGGCAATCAATGTCTCCAGGCTCTAGAAGTGTTAGTTCATCACACAGTCATGATAGAGACCCAATCAGCTCACACAGCAAAGGTTCTGTGGCATCAtctggtgatgatgatgtggaCTCTCTACAATCCATTCATGGGGGTAGCTTAGACCGCTTGGCTTCGAAGAGAATTGGTGGCTTTCCTAATAATAGAGCTCCTGCATTCTCCAAGAACTCAACTAGAATATTTTCCCCAAGTTCTGCTCCAAAAAGATTCTCCGACTCTGCTATTCGTCAAATG GATCATCGGAAAAGTCCTCAGAACATGTTCAGACCACTTTTATCTAGTGTTCCCAGCACTACCTTATATGGTGGAAAAGCAAGTTCTGCACATCGTTCTTTGATGTTGAGGAACTCTTCTGTTACAACCAGCAGTAATGCGAGTTCTGATCAAGGTACCAGTGCTGCACCAGATACCAAGGGAAGTTGCTGCCACCAGGAAGATATGGCAACTGAAAGTGGCAAGGTACCATACCCTGATGCTCTGGAAGAGGTTTTTGCCTTTGATAAGGCAGATGCATTAAATAAGGATGTCAGGCATGATGCAGATGATAGTCTTCATTCTCGGCTGCGTGACTTTGACAGAGACACCACAATTGAACATGAGCCTGGTGACTGTGAGGAGCTCAGACACTGTGACATTGAAATCAGTTCTGCTTCTGACACTATATGTGTCAAGGCTGATTTTTCAGAAGTTGATAGTCTAGAAAACACAAAAGTTTGTTCAAAATGTGGTTGCAGGTATCGTGTTATTGAAACCCTGGAAAAGGATGTAAATCTATGTCCTGATTGCTGTAGGCAAGACAGTCTTGTGGGTGCTGCCATTCCAGACACACTAATAGTAGCCGATGAGAGCCTCCCAGTGCCATCTATCAAGATATCTAAAGAATACAAGCAATCTGATGAGCCAGATACCCAGGTGGATGTGCCTGAATTTCAGCCACAAGTTAATGATTTTGAATCACAATTTGTTGATATGGTTGATGCAAGGGTTTCCAGGCATGAAGACAGAGTTAAGCAAAGCAAGACTTCACACCATGAGCAAAAGCGATCTTATTCCCGAGAAAGTTCTCTCACTAGGTCTTTGATGGAGGGAAGTGAACATGGTACCACAGGCCATCATGAAACAGGACAGCCACCTGCTGGTTATAGCCTTCCTGGTGGAGATGCTGGAGATCATCAACTGCCGTACTCAAATAACTATCCAAGCTTGAAGGCTGGTGTTTCAGAAGGTGCTGGCATTTCTGTATTACTCAAGAGGTCTAGCAGCAGCAAGGGGCCTGTTGTTCAAGGCAGGACTTTAGTTGCTTCTACCATTACTTATGATGATTTGTCTTATGCAAGAGACAGTGCAAACAGTTTGAGAAGCTTCATTGGTTATGGCAGTACATCTGCATCATCCTCCATTGATTTCAGCTCTGGCAGACACGTGGAAACACGTGTTCAACGACAGTTAAGTGGCAGGAAATCTGACCTGGAGAACTACAGATATGACCTAAACTCAAGACCTCAAAGCACTTCGTCATCTTTTTCTGGAACTTTAAGTGATGGTCACCAAACTCTAGGTCTTGCAACAAACAGACATGAAGAACATGTTGAGGTTACTGTTGGCAATATGAAATATGATAGGTTGGAGGAAACTCCTGTAGCTTCTCAAAGGATATTGCCGGCTTCAGAAAATAAAGAACTGGATGTTTCCCGTATATTTTTTACTGGTGCAAAGGTTCCTGAAGAAGATTTGTTTGAGCAAAATGACAGTAATAGGAAAACTGATATATCTTCCTCAGATTTGCCACATCATACAGTTGGCATTCACCTGGAGGAAAATTCAGTAGTATCATATGAAAACGGTGAAGATTTGCCAAACAATGCAGGGGATGTCTCTGATGTAGAAGCATCAGCTATTCCTCTAGAGCCTTCTGTTGAAGCCAAACATAGCATGCTGAATACTAGTCTTGACAGATTGGATGTTACTGAGGTTACTACTCATAGTCGTTTGGCTTCAATATCAGAAATAGAAGCCAAGAACAATTGTTATGGTACTGGGTCAGAGAATGGTGATATATCGACAAAATCAAGGAGCACCATAAATGAAGTTCAGGATTACCCGGTCCCAGCATCTTCAGATAAGGAAACAGCTGCTTCTGTTTTGGAACACAACATGCCAGATCATGCAGATGGCATATCAG AGGAGTCAACCATAATGGTCGACTGTCGAGGAAGGAGCAAGGCAAGAAGCCTGTCCCTTGACGAAGTAACCGATGCAACACTTTTCTGTAGCTCCGTTGTTCATGATCTGGCCTACCATGCTGCAACTATAGCCATCGAAAAGGAAAGTTCAGAACCATTGGAAGGTTCTCGGCCAACAGTTACAATTCTCGGAAAGTCCACTGCTGACAGAAAGGATCCTCGTGGAAGACCTGCCGGAAAACGAACTTCAAAATCCCAAAAAGTCAGGCAGAGGCGGGCAGAAACAGATGCCAAACACTCTGCCAACGAGACTGAGAACGATGAGAATTCCACTGAATCCATGGTGCGTAATGTTGGGCTTCCCAATGAGATGGACAGTATGAAGCCTCCGAAGCTGGAATCCAAGTGCAATTGCACAATAATGTGA
- the LOC118053425 gene encoding 3-oxoacyl-[acyl-carrier-protein] reductase 4 encodes MAAAASLAGSNVVAFKPAAHLGTSADTRIAHFRPLSPVSRGLGRRISLQSGSRSSLASSGVRAQVATVETASAEAAQKVESPVVVVTGASRGIGKAIALSLGKAGCKVLVNYARSSKEAEEVSKEIEAYGGEALTFGGDVSKEADVESMMKTAVDAWGTVDILINNAGITRDTLLMRMKKSQWQEVIDLNLTGVFLCTQAAAKIMMKKRKGRIINIASVVGLVGNVGQANYSAAKAGVIGLTKSVAKEYASRNINVNAVAPGFIASDMTSKLGDDIEKKILETIPLGRYGQPEEVAGLVEFLALNPASSYITGQVLTIDGGMVM; translated from the exons ATGGCTGCTGCTGCTTCCCTTGCCGGATCCAATGTCGTCGCCTTCAAACCCGCCGCTCATCTCGGCACCTCGGCTGATACCAGAATTGCTCACTTTCGGCCCTTGTCTCCTGTTTCCCGTGGACTCGGGCGTCGCATTTCTCTCCAGTCTGGATCTAGGAGCTCACTCGCTTCTTCTG GTGTAAGAGCTCAGGTCGCGACTGTTGAAACAGCGAGCGCGGAGGCGGCGCAGAAGGTGGAATCGCCTGTAGTGGTTGTGACTGGAGCCTCTAGAGGTATTGGCAAAGCAATTGCTTTGTCTCTGGGAAAAGCAGGTTGCAAG GTCTTGGTAAATTATGCTAGGTCATCAAAGGAAGCTGAGGAAGTTTCCAAAGAG ATCGAGGCTTATGGTGGCGAGGCCCTCACTTTTGGGGGTGATGTCTCAAAAGAGGCTGATGTGGAATCAATGATGAAAACT GCTGTTGATGCATGGGGAACTGTTGATATACTGATAAATAATGCGG GAATTACACGGGATACATTGTTGATGAGAATGAAGAAATCTCAGTGGCAGGAGGTTATTGATCTGAATCTCACCGGTGTGTTCCTCTGCACGCAG GCGGCAGCcaaaattatgatgaaaaaGAGAAAG gGAAGGATTATTAACATAGCATCAGTTGTTGGTTTGGTTGGCAATGTTGGGCAAGCCAACTATAGTGCTGCAAAGGCAGGTGTTATTGGCCTGACAAAGAGTGTTGCAAAGGAATATGCAAGCAGAAATATTAAT GTAAATGCTGTTGCCCCGGGGTTCATTGCATCTGATATGACTTCCAAGCTTGGAGAtgacattgaaaagaaaatcttgGAAACAATACCCTTGG GACGTTATGGCCAACCAGAAGAGGTTGCAGGACTAGTGGAATTCCTGGCTCTTAACCCCGCTTCCAGTTACATCACTGGACAG GTGTTGACTATCGATGGAGGAATGGTGATGTAA
- the LOC118053433 gene encoding TLC domain-containing protein At5g14285-like, which translates to MDALVLVCPTLLRFFAGFIAMYFLGYSVFFRNWELKHRKEASSCLMSLAHGSPAVIMAVRALLHSQTLGAFADPDSALENTVLEFSMAYFLADLLHYMVFFPDETLFILHHLATLYVFVTCRYMIHHGAHGLLLLLILAEVTSACQNVWSIAGSRKADVPAAARLHEFLAAPFYALYSVVRGILGPVCLFKMGVFYLNGGAHGLIPAWAWISWMVVIGSAILVSILWVSNLWAEWIRERSHRAQKKVG; encoded by the coding sequence ATGGATGCTCTAGTTCTCGTGTGTCCAACCCTACTCAGATTCTTTGCTGGGTTCATCGCCAtgtattttttaggttattctGTGTTTTTTCGAAACTGGGAACTGAAACATCGAAAGGAAGCTTCAAGCTGCCTCATGTCCCTAGCTCATGGCAGTCCTGCGGTTATTATGGCTGTCCGTGCACTACTACACAGCCAGACCTTAGGTGCCTTTGCTGATCCCGACTCTGCTTTAGAAAACACAGTCCTTGAATTCAGCATGGCTTACTTCTTGGCAGACCTTCTTCACTACATGGTATTCTTCCCTGATGAAACTCTCTTCATACTTCACCATTTAGCAACGTTATATGTGTTTGTCACTTGTCGTTATATGATCCATCATGGAGCACACGGGCTTCTTCTGCTACTCATACTTGCCGAGGTTACAAGTGCTTGCCAGAATGTCTGGAGCATTGCCGGTAGCCGGAAAGCTGATGTTCCTGCCGCTGCAAGATTGCATGAATTTTTGGCGGCTCCGTTCTATGCCCTCTACTCTGTCGTTAGAGGTATTCTCGGTCCTGTCTGTTTGTTTAAGATGGGGGTGTTTTATCTGAATGGAGGAGCTCATGGTTTGATTCCTGCATGGGCTTGGATTTCTTGGATGGTTGTGATTGGAAGTGCAATATTGGTTAGCATATTGTGGGTTTCGAATCTCTGGGCAGAATGGATTAGAGAGAGAAGCCATCGAGCACAGAAGAAAGTTGGGTAG
- the LOC118053461 gene encoding lysine histidine transporter 2, translated as MAYNESRNDAAEKEKAIDDWLPITSSRKAKWWYSTFHNVTAMVGAGVLSLPYAMAQLGWGPGIAILLLSWVITLYTLWQMVEMHEMVPGKRFDRYHELGQHVFGDKLGLWIVVPQQLIVQVGVNIVYMVTGGKSLKKFHDVVCPNCKDIRLTYFIMIFASVQMVLAHLPNLNSISVISLAAAVMSLSYSTIAWASTLNKGVQPDVDYSYKARTRTGAFFDFITALGDVAFAYAGHNVVLEIQATIPSSPENPSKKPMWRGAFLAYLVVAFCYFPVALIGYWCYGNSVDDNILISLQKPSWLIAAANMFVVIHVIGSYQIYAIAVFDLLETALVKKLHFSPSFMLRFVTRTVYVGLTMFVGICIPFFNGLLSFFGGFAFAPTTYFLPCIMWLSIYKPKRFSFSWTANWVCVILGVLLMILSPIGALRHIILTAKDYEFFS; from the exons ATGGCTTACAACGAGTCACGGAATGATGCAGCAGAAAAAGAGAAGGCCATAGATGATTGGCTTCCAATCACTTCCTCTAGGAAAGCCAAATGGTGGTACTCAACCTTCCACAATGTTACTGCCATGGTCGGTGCTGGTGTCCTTAGCCTCCCCTATGCCATGGCTCAGCTTGGATG GGGACCAGGAATCGCCATACTTCTTTTGTCATGGGTGATCACGTTGTACACTCTGTGGCAAATGGTCGAAATGCATGAGATGGTGCCTGGCAAGCGATTTGACAGGTACCATGAGCTAGGGCAACATGTGTTTGGAGACAAGCTGGGTCTCTGGATTGTTGTACCGCAGCAACTAATTGTACAAGTTGGAGTAAATATTGTCTACATGGTTACTGGAGGAAAATCATTGAAGAAGTTCCATGATGTGGTTTGCCCCAACTGCAAAGACATCAGGCTAACATACTTCATCATGATTTTCGCCTCAGTTCAGATGGTACTGGCTCATCTTCCCAATCTCAACTCCATTAGTGTTATCTCGCTGGCTGCAGCAGTCATGTCCTTAAG TTACTCTACAATTGCTTGGGCTTCCACGCTCAACAAGGGGGTTCAGCCTGATGTCGACTACAGCTACAAAGCAAGAACTAGAACAGGAGCTTTCTTTGACTTCATCACTGCCCTGGGTGATGTAGCCTTTGCATATGCTGGTCACAATGTGGTCTTGGAGATTCAAGCAACAATCCCTTCTTCTCCAGAGAATCCTTCCAAGAAACCCATGTGGAGAGGAGCTTTCCTTGCATATCTCGTCGTCGCCTTCTGCTACTTCCCAGTTGCCTTGATTGGATACTGGTGTTATGGCAACAGCGTGGACGACAACATTCTAATCTCTCTGCAGAAACCATCTTGGCTTATTGCAGCTGCTAACATGTTTGTTGTCATTCATGTTATTGGAAGCTACCAG ATATATGCAATTGCAGTGTTCGACTTGCTGGAAACTGCATTGGTGAAGAAACTccatttttctccttctttcaTGCTTCGCTTTGTTACTCGCACGGTATATGTTG GGCTCACAATGTTTGTTGGTATATGTATTCCATTCTTCAATGGCCTGCTTTCTTTCTTCGGAGGATTTGCTTTTGCCCCAACAACATACTTT CTCCCCTGCATCATGTGGCTTTCCATCTACAAACCGAAGAGGTTCAGCTTCTCTTGGACAGCAAATTGG gtCTGCGTTATCCTTGGCGTTCTCTTGATGATACTGTCACCCATTGGTGCCCTAAGGCATATCATCCTTACAGCCAAGGACTACGAATTCTTCTCATGA
- the LOC118053469 gene encoding uncharacterized protein → MPPSHFPLRWESTGDQWWYATPIDFAAANGHYDLVRELLYLDTNLLIKLTSLRRIRRLETVWDDEEQFNDVAKCRSHVARLLLLECETKRGHNTLIRAGYGGWLLYTAASAGDGSFVKELLERDPLLVFGEGEYGVTDIFYAAARSRNSEVFRLLFDFSISPRCGLGSGGELVEQQSESHSEFNWEMMNRAVHAAARGGNLEILNELLGDCSDILAYRDAQGSTVLHAAAGRGQVEVVKDLITSFDIIASKDYQGNTALHVAAYRGYLTVAEVLILASPSLSTFTNNYGDTFLHMAVSGFRTSGFRRVDWQIELIKQLASGKIVNIKDVINVKNNDGRTVLHLAVIENIQSDLVELLMTVPSINLNIRDADAMTPLDLLKQRPRSASSQILIKQLISAGGISNCQDNIARSAMVSHLKGHGIGMSPGTSFRIPDAEIFLYTGIENAFDASCDDTSVGDKSCFSDPSDIDMGNSLDNKKSGSVNNTARRLRSLLQLPRRKEKKAAFMELEDDDPLNSFNLCQTLEDRPIPLRQRYSKLFSFSTNKRTFSGRSSLPSPLTRKKFTIGLMHGVIQAKQHLAFSPSSPFPRSSLSSPISLDKEKDIDIAGTSYSNQPLKHKQASFNKKLMNQYFCFGAQGLTVEDSGTNQSYKHATPLVA, encoded by the exons ATGCCACCTTCGCACTTTCCTCTTAGGTGGGAAAGCACTGGAGATCAGTGGTGGTATGCGACACCCATCGATTTTGCAGCTGCTAATGGGCACTATGACTTGGTGAGGGAACTTCTTTACCTTGACACGAATCTCCTCATCAAACTCACTTCCCTTCGTCGGATTCGTCGGCTAGAAACTGTTTGGGACGACGAGGAGCAGTTCAATGATGTTGCCAAATGTCGTTCTCATGTAGCCAGGCTGCTCCTGCTAGAATGCGAAACAAAAAGAGGTCACAACACTCTCATTAGAGCTGGATATGGTGGTTGGCTTTTGTACACTGCTGCCTCAGCTGGTGACGGGAGCTTTGTCAAGGAATTGTTGGAGAGAGACcctcttcttgtttttggaGAAGGAGAATATGGTGTTACTGACATATTTTATGCCGCGGCCAGGAGCAGGAACTCTGAGGTTTTCAGGCTCTTGTTTGATTTCTCTATTTCACCACGTTGTGGCCTTGGCTCTGGAGGAGAGTTGGTAGAGCAGCAGAGTGAGAGTCACTCGGAATTTAACTGGGAGATGATGAATAGAGCTGTCCATGCTGCGGCTAGAGGTGGGAATTTGGAGATCTTGAACGAGCTTCTAGGAGATTGCTCTGATATTCTGGCTTATAGAGATGCTCAAGGGTCCACGGTCTTACATGCTGCCGCAGGGAGGGGGCAGGTCGAG GTGGTTAAGGATCTTATTACATCCTTCGATATCATTGCCTCCAAAGATTATCAGGGGAACACAGCACTGCATGTGGCTGCTTACAGGGGTTACTTAACTGTGGCAGAGGTTCTGATACTTGCATCTCCCTCACTCTCAACCTTCACAAACAACTATGGAGATACTTTTCTCCATATGGCAGTGTCAGGTTTTCGAACCTCTGGTTTTCGAAGAGTGGATTGGCAGATTGAGCTCATCAAGCAGTTAGCGAGTGGTAAAATTGTGAATATCAAAGATGTCATCAATGTCAAGAACAATGATGGAAGAACAGTTCTTCATTTGGCTGTAATTGAGAATATTCAGTCTGATCTGGTGGAACTTCTCATGACTGTACCATCAATCAACTTAAATATCCGTGATGCAGATGCCATGACTCCACTAGATCTCCTCAAGCAACGACCGAGATCAGCATCTTCTCAAATCTTAATAAAGCAGCTGATTTCAGCCGGAGGGATCTCTAATTGTCAGGATAACATAGCTAGAAGTGCTATGGTTTCCCATCTGAAAGGGCATGGTATCGGAATGAGTCCTGGCACCTCTTTTAGAATTCCAGATGCAGAGATATTCTTGTACACTGGTATCGAGAACGCATTTGATGCCAGTTGTGATGACACAAGTGTTGGTGACAAATCATGCTTTAGCGATCCAAGTGATATTGACATGGGTAACTCACTGGACAACAAAAAATCAGGTTCTGTAAATAATACTGCAAGGCGTCTCAGGTCTCTCCTTCAGTTGCCCaggaggaaagagaaaaaagctgCATTTATGGAATTAGAAGATGACGACCCTTTGAACTCATTTAATTTATGCCAAACCCTGGAAGACCGTCCAATTCCTCTCCGGCAGAGATACTCAAAActgttttccttctcaaccaacAAAAGGACATTTTCTGGAAGGAGCAGTCTTCCAAGTCCATTAACTAGAAAGAAATTTACCATCGGGCTAATGCATGGTGTTATTCAGGCAAAACAACATTTAGCCTTTTCACCTTCAAGTCCCTTTCCAAGGTCATCCCTGTCTTCGCCCATTTCATTGGATAAAGAAAAGGACATCGATATTGCAGGAACCTCATACTCAAATCAGCCATTAAAACATAAGCAAGCATCCTTCAACAAGAAGTTGATGAACCAGTACTTTTGTTTTGGTGCACAAGGCCTAACAGTGGAAGATTCAGGGACAAATCAGAGCTACAAGCATGCCACTCCATTAGTAGCCTGA